The proteins below come from a single Necator americanus strain Aroian chromosome V, whole genome shotgun sequence genomic window:
- a CDS encoding hypothetical protein (NECATOR_CHRV.G19380.T1) encodes MAKEFQFNWRPNVPSLLQHGSVFDRYDDESTCLETNAHVRVDEYGFFLYWLVEARDAVVLDMSQVWEARPSGLPKDGRVLFELEQRGSRETLEERTIWITHGQDLVNVQSFYLVAETVEIAKAWRIGINEILKNCKMRHVCPTTNLLRYWKWLTLSVNDRRKIPIKLLVKTFASGKPEKMVLKCLSDLGLCGDKYTVPRVMNRSMGKKFTNIYKCSSGRKKKEREELDVEILTFEKFIRLYNKICPRSEVQELFVKLSGQKEYLTRDRLTNFLNEEQRDPRLNEILFPFFDNTRTQVLISKYEQDNNYIENGKMSGDAFLRFLMSDENSPVFLDRIDMHQDMDQPLCHYYINSSHNTYLTGRQYGGKSSSEIYRQVLLSGCRCIELDCWDGTGENKGEPIITHGKAMCTDVFFRDVLYQIRDTAFARSEFPVILSFENHCSKSNQLKMAKYCMDIFGDMLLAKPLDDFPLDAGVPLPSPNRLRRKILIKNKRLKPEIEKHQLDQFLREGKLDEEDEIAETPEVVGEDSISPLDCCEEDDGETSDEDDLSVQSSTNVSASTTSCRPSVQSVDSSQPQAAPQLLTPLDRALSHKLVIRSPRFSLRAISMKGRQSPLAGDQRAHPEVEPPAVTCPAIKPPTPGEVQPCKEPDEAHPELKQNFISKNLKSLGFTKKQDQLDVLERTGSSMNKRSFRRTNREDHSDSAALLDLPRTSSSRGKKKPILTKEEEERIFAEYHYTGATTNIHPLLSSLINYTHPVKFSGFDVAESNNLHYHMSSFSESTGLGYLKQCAPEFVNYNKRQLSRIYPKGARVDSSNFLPQIFWNAGCQMVALNFQTPDVYMQLNMGKFEYNAGSGYLLKPDFMRRPDRTFDPFSESPVDGVIAAHCSVRVISGQFLTDRKVGTYVEVEMYGLPTDTIRKEHKTKVIPANGLNPVYSEAPFVFRKVVLPELAVLRFAVYDENGKQLGQRILPLDGLQAGYRHISLRSDTNQTMVLAPTLFVHIVIKTYVPDELSGLVDALADPRAYLSEQKKRQEALAHMGVDDSDIVEVPAKANAAKSKILQKTNGSAANLLNEKENPPSSARSDGNVASTGSSKPNNEAASAPVDKFKVEPIEVDDLKKDKLFAKLLKKFQKENEELKKKHQKQRDSIQKQQQTNVDKLMTNNRRSTRKEKGTRRQASENFDSAGASDMATNDRVRSLVNVQTDEWSAMMRRHEAEEFELRKTQLREQTETLRKLLLEAQKVQMQGLKLRLENETKELKQTQTKKSMEDAKILNLDKGIKTKAERERRLKELHEKNLKMFVEERKRLAKKGEKHEEQLAKRHQDQLEQLEREAAKALEQEEANFREDQLSSKPASVV; translated from the exons ATGGCCAAGGAGTTCCAATTCAACTGGCGCCCCAACGTGCCTAGTTTGCTCCAACATGGCTCCGTTTTCGATCGCTATGATGAC gaaAGTACTTGCTTGGAGACCAATGCTCATGTCAGAGTTGACGAGTACGGGTTCTTCCTTTACTGGCTCGTTGAAGCTAGGGATGCAGTCGTTTTGGACATGagccag GTTTGGGAAGCGCGTCCATCGGGATTGCCTAAAGACGGACGCGTTCTCTTTGAGCTTGAGCAGCGAGGTTCTCGGGAAACTCTAGAAGAACGTACGATATGGATAACTCACGGACAAGATTTAGTCAATGTCCAAAGCTTCTATCTTGTTGCCGAAACCGTTGAAATTGCCAAG GCTTGGCGGATAGGAATTAATGAGATCTTGAAGAACTGTAAGATGCGACATGTTTGTCCAACGACTAATCTCCTCAGATA CTGGAAGTGGCTGACCTTGAGTGTTAATGATCGTCGTAAAATTCCGATCAAACTCCTCGTTAAAACGTTTGCTTCGGGCAAGCCAGAGAAGATGGTTCTCAAATGTTTGAGCGATCTTGGTCTCTGTGGGGATAAG TATACGGTTCCGCGAGTGATGAATCGTTCGATGGGCAAGAAGTTCACCAACATCTACAAATGCAGCAGTGGCCGCAAGAAGAAG GAGCGTGAGGAACTAGATGTGGAGATCTTGACTTTTGAAAAGTTCATTCGTCTCTACAACAAAATTTGTCCTCGCTCGGAAGTGCAAGAATTGTTTGTGAAATT AAGTGGCCAGAAAGAGTATTTGACGAGAGACCGATTAACGAATTTTCTGAACGAGGAACAACGGGATCCAAGATTAAATGAGAttctctttcccttttttgacAACACTAGGACGCAGGTGCTTATAAGTAAGTACGAACAAGACAACaactacattgaaaatg GGAAAATGTCCGGCGACGCCTTTCTCCGTTTCCTTATGTCGGATGAAAACTCTCCCGTGTTCTTGGATCGAATCGATATGCATCAGGATATGGACCAGCCACTCTGTCATTATTACATCAATAG CTCTCACAACACTTACCTAACGGGTCGTCAATACGGAGGGAAATCTTCTTCGGAAATATACCGACAA GTTTTATTGTCGGGCTGCCGCTGTATCGAACTGGATTGTTGGGACGGTACAGGAGAAAACAAAGGAGAGCCAATAATCACACATGGAAAAGCCATGTGTACCGATGTTTTCTTCAGA gaTGTTCTGTACCAGATCCGTGACACAGCCTTTGCTCGGTCAGAATTTCCGgttattttatcatttgaaAACCATTGCTCCAAATCAAATCAGTTGAAAATGGCTAAGTACTGTATGGATATCTTTGGAGATATGTTATTAGCAAAGCCGCTAGACGATTTCCCA TTAGATGCTGGCGTTCCCCTTCCCTCTCCAAACCGTTTGCGACGGAAGATCCTCATCAAGAATAAACGTCTTAAGCCTGAAATTGAGAAGCATCAACTTGATCAGTTCCTTCGTGAGGGGAAATTGGATGAAGAAGACGAAATAGCAGAGACTCCTGAGGTTGTCGGCGAGGATTCGATATCACCGC TCGACTGCTGTGAGGAAGACGATGGCGAGACGTCCGACGAAGACGACCTGTCTGTCCAATCGTCGACGAATGTCAGCGCGTCAACGACTTCGTGTCGTCCTTCCGTACAATCAGTGGATTCATCACAACCACAAGCAGCTCCACAACTGCTTACTCCGCTCGACCGTGCACTCAGTCACAAGCTCGTGATACGATCGCCTCGTTTCTCACTCCGAGCAATCTCTATGAAAGGTCGACAATCGCCATTAG ctgGTGATCAACGCGCACATCCGGAAGTTGAGCCACCAGCGGTCACTTGTCCAGCTATCAAACCACCAACACCTG gtgAAGTTCAACCATGCAAAGAACCCGACGAAGCCCATCCTGAATTGAAACAGAATTTtatatcaaaaaatttaaaatcactCGGGTTCACCAAGAAGCag GATCAGCTGGATGTACTGGAGCGTACTGGGAGCTCTATGAATAAACGATCTTTTCGTCGAACCAATCGAGAAGATCACTCGGACTCTGCTGCTCTACTCGATCTCCCGAGAACATCATCTTCACGCGGCAAAAAGAAG CCCATTCTCACCAAGGAGGAAGAGGAACGGATCTTTGCGGAGTACCACTACACAGGAGCGACAACAAATATCCATCCATTATTATCATCACTTATCAATTATACACATCCAGTCAAATTCAGCGGTTTTGATGTAGCAGAAA GTAACAACTTGCATTATCATATGTCCTCTTTCTCCGAATCAACAGGTCTAGGCTACTTGAAGCAATGCGCTCCAGAGTTCGTTAACTATAACAAGCGGCAGCTGAGTAGAATATATCCTAAAGGGGCCCGAGTGGATTCAAGCAATTTCCTACCGCAG ATCTTCTGGAATGCCGGTTGCCAAATGGTTGCGTTAAACTTCCAAACTCCTGATGTATATATGCAGTTAAACATGGGGAAATTTGAGTACAATGCCGGTTCTGG ttatctACTGAAACCCGATTTTATGCGTCGTCCAGACCGAACATTTGACCCGTTTTCCGAGTCACCTGTTGATGGCGTAATAGCTGCTCACTGCAGTGTCCGG GTAATTTCTGGGCAGTTCCTCACGGATAGAAAGGTTGGCACCTACGTAGAAGTAGAAATGTACGGTCTTCCTACGGATACTATCAGAAAAGAGCACAAGACAAAAGTTATCCCTGCGAATGGATTGAATCCAGTCTATTCTGAAGCTCCGTTTGTGTTCCGAAAG GTTGTGCTGCCAGAATTGGCTGTCCTAAGGTTTGCCGTTTACGACGAAAATGGGAAACAACTGGGACAACGAATTCTGCCCTTGGATGGCTTACAGGCTGGCTATCGTCACATATCACTTCGATCGGACACCAACCAA ACCATGGTATTAGCGCCCACATTATTCGTACACATCGTCATCAAGACTTACGTTCCTGATGAACTTAGTG GTTTGGTGGATGCTCTTGCGGATCCAAGGGCATATCTCTCTGAACAGAAGAAACGACAAGAAGCCTTGGCACACATGGGAGTGGATGATAGTGATATAGTCGAG GTTCCCGCCAAGGCGAACGCTGCCAAAagcaaaattctgcaaaagaCGAATGGTTCTGCAGCCAACCTACTTAATGA GAAAGAAAATCCTCCGTCGTCTGCACGATCTGACGGAAATGTGGCCTCAACTGGTTCCTCAAAGCCTAACAATGAGGCAGCGTCGGCTCCGGTCGACAAATTTAAG GTTGAGCCGATTGAGGTGGATGACTTGAAAAAGGACAAATTGTTTGCTAAGCTTCTGAAAAAGTTCCAGAAGGAGAACGAGGAACTCAAAAAGAAGCATCAAAAGCAACGCGACAGCATTCAAAAGCAACAG CAAACAAACGTCGACAAATTGATGACGAACAATCGTCGATCCACAAGGAAAGAGAAAGGCACTCGACGCCAAGCTAGCGAGAACTTCGACTCTGCCGGTGCCAGCGACATGGCGACTAACGACCGA GTTCGATCTCTTGTTAATGTGCAAACGGACGAATGGTCTGCAATGATGAGGCGGCATGAAGCAGAAGAATTCGAGTTGCGGAAAACTCAACTTCGGGAGCAGACCGAAACACTCAG GAAACTTCTGCTCGAAGCGCAGAAGGTACAGATGCAGGGCCTAAAATTGCGACTTGAAAACGAGACAAAAGAGCTGAAACAAACTCAGACAAAGAAGAGCATGGAGGACGCTAAAATCTTGAACCTT GACAAAGGTATTAAGACCAAAGCAGAGCGTGAGCGTCGTTTGAAAGAATTGCATGAGAAGAA
- a CDS encoding hypothetical protein (NECATOR_CHRV.G19380.T4): protein MAKEFQFNWRPNVPSLLQHGSVFDRYDDESTCLETNAHVRVDEYGFFLYWLVEARDAVVLDMSQVWEARPSGLPKDGRVLFELEQRGSRETLEERTIWITHGQDLVNVQSFYLVAETVEIAKAWRIGINEILKNCKMRHVCPTTNLLRYWKWLTLSVNDRRKIPIKLLVKTFASGKPEKMVLKCLSDLGLCGDKYTVPRVMNRSMGKKFTNIYKCSSGRKKKEREELDVEILTFEKFIRLYNKICPRSEVQELFVKLSGQKEYLTRDRLTNFLNEEQRDPRLNEILFPFFDNTRTQVLISKYEQDNNYIENGKMSGDAFLRFLMSDENSPVFLDRIDMHQDMDQPLCHYYINSSHNTYLTGRQYGGKSSSEIYRQVLLSGCRCIELDCWDGTGENKGEPIITHGKAMCTDVFFRDVLYQIRDTAFARSEFPVILSFENHCSKSNQLKMAKYCMDIFGDMLLAKPLDDFPLDAGVPLPSPNRLRRKILIKNKRLKPEIEKHQLDQFLREGKLDEEDEIAETPEVVGEDSISPPGDQRAHPEVEPPAVTCPAIKPPTPGEVQPCKEPDEAHPELKQNFISKNLKSLGFTKKQPILTKEEEERIFAEYHYTGATTNIHPLLSSLINYTHPVKFSGFDVAESNNLHYHMSSFSESTGLGYLKQCAPEFVNYNKRQLSRIYPKGARVDSSNFLPQIFWNAGCQMVALNFQTPDVYMQLNMGKFEYNAGSGYLLKPDFMRRPDRTFDPFSESPVDGVIAAHCSVRVISGQFLTDRKVGTYVEVEMYGLPTDTIRKEHKTKVIPANGLNPVYSEAPFVFRKVVLPELAVLRFAVYDENGKQLGQRILPLDGLQAGYRHISLRSDTNQTMVLAPTLFVHIVIKTYVPDELSGLVDALADPRAYLSEQKKRQEALAHMGVDDSDIVEVPAKANAAKSKILQKTNGSAANLLNEKENPPSSARSDGNVASTGSSKPNNEAASAPVDKFKVEPIEVDDLKKDKLFAKLLKKFQKENEELKKKHQKQRDSIQKQQQTNVDKLMTNNRRSTRKEKGTRRQASENFDSAGASDMATNDRVRSLVNVQTDEWSAMMRRHEAEEFELRKTQLREQTETLRKLLLEAQKVQMQGLKLRLENETKELKQTQTKKSMEDAKILNLDKGIKTKAERERRLKELHEKNLKMFVEERKRLAKKGEKHEEQLAKRHQDQLEQLEPLLEAGVCSLRSSYTSSMHRL from the exons ATGGCCAAGGAGTTCCAATTCAACTGGCGCCCCAACGTGCCTAGTTTGCTCCAACATGGCTCCGTTTTCGATCGCTATGATGAC gaaAGTACTTGCTTGGAGACCAATGCTCATGTCAGAGTTGACGAGTACGGGTTCTTCCTTTACTGGCTCGTTGAAGCTAGGGATGCAGTCGTTTTGGACATGagccag GTTTGGGAAGCGCGTCCATCGGGATTGCCTAAAGACGGACGCGTTCTCTTTGAGCTTGAGCAGCGAGGTTCTCGGGAAACTCTAGAAGAACGTACGATATGGATAACTCACGGACAAGATTTAGTCAATGTCCAAAGCTTCTATCTTGTTGCCGAAACCGTTGAAATTGCCAAG GCTTGGCGGATAGGAATTAATGAGATCTTGAAGAACTGTAAGATGCGACATGTTTGTCCAACGACTAATCTCCTCAGATA CTGGAAGTGGCTGACCTTGAGTGTTAATGATCGTCGTAAAATTCCGATCAAACTCCTCGTTAAAACGTTTGCTTCGGGCAAGCCAGAGAAGATGGTTCTCAAATGTTTGAGCGATCTTGGTCTCTGTGGGGATAAG TATACGGTTCCGCGAGTGATGAATCGTTCGATGGGCAAGAAGTTCACCAACATCTACAAATGCAGCAGTGGCCGCAAGAAGAAG GAGCGTGAGGAACTAGATGTGGAGATCTTGACTTTTGAAAAGTTCATTCGTCTCTACAACAAAATTTGTCCTCGCTCGGAAGTGCAAGAATTGTTTGTGAAATT AAGTGGCCAGAAAGAGTATTTGACGAGAGACCGATTAACGAATTTTCTGAACGAGGAACAACGGGATCCAAGATTAAATGAGAttctctttcccttttttgacAACACTAGGACGCAGGTGCTTATAAGTAAGTACGAACAAGACAACaactacattgaaaatg GGAAAATGTCCGGCGACGCCTTTCTCCGTTTCCTTATGTCGGATGAAAACTCTCCCGTGTTCTTGGATCGAATCGATATGCATCAGGATATGGACCAGCCACTCTGTCATTATTACATCAATAG CTCTCACAACACTTACCTAACGGGTCGTCAATACGGAGGGAAATCTTCTTCGGAAATATACCGACAA GTTTTATTGTCGGGCTGCCGCTGTATCGAACTGGATTGTTGGGACGGTACAGGAGAAAACAAAGGAGAGCCAATAATCACACATGGAAAAGCCATGTGTACCGATGTTTTCTTCAGA gaTGTTCTGTACCAGATCCGTGACACAGCCTTTGCTCGGTCAGAATTTCCGgttattttatcatttgaaAACCATTGCTCCAAATCAAATCAGTTGAAAATGGCTAAGTACTGTATGGATATCTTTGGAGATATGTTATTAGCAAAGCCGCTAGACGATTTCCCA TTAGATGCTGGCGTTCCCCTTCCCTCTCCAAACCGTTTGCGACGGAAGATCCTCATCAAGAATAAACGTCTTAAGCCTGAAATTGAGAAGCATCAACTTGATCAGTTCCTTCGTGAGGGGAAATTGGATGAAGAAGACGAAATAGCAGAGACTCCTGAGGTTGTCGGCGAGGATTCGATATCACCGC ctgGTGATCAACGCGCACATCCGGAAGTTGAGCCACCAGCGGTCACTTGTCCAGCTATCAAACCACCAACACCTG gtgAAGTTCAACCATGCAAAGAACCCGACGAAGCCCATCCTGAATTGAAACAGAATTTtatatcaaaaaatttaaaatcactCGGGTTCACCAAGAAGCag CCCATTCTCACCAAGGAGGAAGAGGAACGGATCTTTGCGGAGTACCACTACACAGGAGCGACAACAAATATCCATCCATTATTATCATCACTTATCAATTATACACATCCAGTCAAATTCAGCGGTTTTGATGTAGCAGAAA GTAACAACTTGCATTATCATATGTCCTCTTTCTCCGAATCAACAGGTCTAGGCTACTTGAAGCAATGCGCTCCAGAGTTCGTTAACTATAACAAGCGGCAGCTGAGTAGAATATATCCTAAAGGGGCCCGAGTGGATTCAAGCAATTTCCTACCGCAG ATCTTCTGGAATGCCGGTTGCCAAATGGTTGCGTTAAACTTCCAAACTCCTGATGTATATATGCAGTTAAACATGGGGAAATTTGAGTACAATGCCGGTTCTGG ttatctACTGAAACCCGATTTTATGCGTCGTCCAGACCGAACATTTGACCCGTTTTCCGAGTCACCTGTTGATGGCGTAATAGCTGCTCACTGCAGTGTCCGG GTAATTTCTGGGCAGTTCCTCACGGATAGAAAGGTTGGCACCTACGTAGAAGTAGAAATGTACGGTCTTCCTACGGATACTATCAGAAAAGAGCACAAGACAAAAGTTATCCCTGCGAATGGATTGAATCCAGTCTATTCTGAAGCTCCGTTTGTGTTCCGAAAG GTTGTGCTGCCAGAATTGGCTGTCCTAAGGTTTGCCGTTTACGACGAAAATGGGAAACAACTGGGACAACGAATTCTGCCCTTGGATGGCTTACAGGCTGGCTATCGTCACATATCACTTCGATCGGACACCAACCAA ACCATGGTATTAGCGCCCACATTATTCGTACACATCGTCATCAAGACTTACGTTCCTGATGAACTTAGTG GTTTGGTGGATGCTCTTGCGGATCCAAGGGCATATCTCTCTGAACAGAAGAAACGACAAGAAGCCTTGGCACACATGGGAGTGGATGATAGTGATATAGTCGAG GTTCCCGCCAAGGCGAACGCTGCCAAAagcaaaattctgcaaaagaCGAATGGTTCTGCAGCCAACCTACTTAATGA GAAAGAAAATCCTCCGTCGTCTGCACGATCTGACGGAAATGTGGCCTCAACTGGTTCCTCAAAGCCTAACAATGAGGCAGCGTCGGCTCCGGTCGACAAATTTAAG GTTGAGCCGATTGAGGTGGATGACTTGAAAAAGGACAAATTGTTTGCTAAGCTTCTGAAAAAGTTCCAGAAGGAGAACGAGGAACTCAAAAAGAAGCATCAAAAGCAACGCGACAGCATTCAAAAGCAACAG CAAACAAACGTCGACAAATTGATGACGAACAATCGTCGATCCACAAGGAAAGAGAAAGGCACTCGACGCCAAGCTAGCGAGAACTTCGACTCTGCCGGTGCCAGCGACATGGCGACTAACGACCGA GTTCGATCTCTTGTTAATGTGCAAACGGACGAATGGTCTGCAATGATGAGGCGGCATGAAGCAGAAGAATTCGAGTTGCGGAAAACTCAACTTCGGGAGCAGACCGAAACACTCAG GAAACTTCTGCTCGAAGCGCAGAAGGTACAGATGCAGGGCCTAAAATTGCGACTTGAAAACGAGACAAAAGAGCTGAAACAAACTCAGACAAAGAAGAGCATGGAGGACGCTAAAATCTTGAACCTT GACAAAGGTATTAAGACCAAAGCAGAGCGTGAGCGTCGTTTGAAAGAATTGCATGAGAAGAA